In the genome of Phaeodactylum tricornutum CCAP 1055/1 chromosome 18, whole genome shotgun sequence, one region contains:
- a CDS encoding predicted protein: MEGIQNTGSDSSKANVTVVTELTSSIPAIIEKEEFPDRVSVLRFDESVLAPAFRGDDAVFKDSQVSRIVDPAEHIESERSAGTQSKGTTSRPTFQDWAKIVRVSSRFSEVNLEQLERVRMMHDRISEGSEFTFNYNTLLLVASILAAIGLAANSSATIIASMLVSPIMGPVVGMAYGTLIMDWKLVKKSAWTELVSLFVCVIMGAIVAACIGPTDLAENWPTAEMDIRGRKQNFFVGIPIAFFSGLGVAVSLLDDQTSSLVGVAISASLLPPAVNAGMMWVAYGFTEVDVLAGGGATVTDFVAGLLNITVDESSDILADFRGDSGQKAPDTKRDFNAMGGVSIGLTLINILLIWFSSMLMFRMKEVLPIKKNIFWSDLGIARKVYQRKAIITESTDTTVPQPAVVTDV, from the exons ATGGAAGGCATACAAAATACCGGCAGCGATAGCAGCAAGGCGAATGTGACAGTCGTCACGGAGCTTACTTCGAGCATTCCGGCAATCatcgaaaaggaagaattTCCGGATCGTGTTAGTGTCTTGCGCTTTGACGAATCCGTCCTGGCGCCTGCATTCCGAGGTGACGACGCAGTTTTCAAGGACTCTCAAGTTTCTCGGATTGTGGATCCAGCCGAGCACATAGAATCGGAACGATCTGCTGGAACGCAAAGCAAGGGAACTACTTCTCGACCCACTTTCCAAGATTGGGCCAAGATTGTCCGGGTTTCTTCCCGATTTTCCGAGGTTAATCTCGAGCAGCTCGAACGTGTTCGTATGATGCATGATCGTATTTCAGAGGGATCAGAATTTACTTTCAACTACAACACTTTGTTGCTGGTGGCGTCCATCTTGGCTGCAATAGGTTTGGCAGCCAACAGCTCGGCTACCATTATTGCTTCCATGCTTGTGTCTCCAATCATGGGCCCCGTCGTAGGGATGGCCTACGGTACTCTAATTATGGACTGGAAGCTGGTCAAAAAATCCGCCTGGACCGAACTCGTGAGTCTCTTCGTCTGCGTCATCATGGGTGCCATTGTGGCGGCTTGCATCGGTCCCACTGATTTGGCCGAGAACTGGCCGACGGCGGAAATGGACATACGCGGACGCAAACAGAATTTTTTCGTTGGTATCCCCATTGCCTTTTTCTCCGGACTGGGCGTGGCCGTGTCTTTGTTGGACGATCAGACCAGCTCCTTGGTCGGGGTGGCTATTTCGGCATCGCTGTTGCCCCCCGCCGTTAACGCGGGCATGATGTGGGTGGCGTACGGCTTTACTGAAGTCGACGTGTTGGCTGGAGGCGGAGCCACGGTGACGGACTTCGTCGCGGGCTTGCTCAATATTACCGTTGACGAAAGCAGCGATATCCTAGCGGACTTTCGTGGCGACAGTGGACAGAAGGCTCCGGATACCAAGCGCGACTTTAACGCCATGGGAGGAGTCAGTATCGGTCTCACGTTGATCAATATTCTTTTGATTTGGTTCTCGAGTATGCTCATGTTCCGCATGAAAGAG GTTCTTCCAATCAAAAAGAATATCTTCTGGAGCGATCTTGGCATTGCACGCAAAGTTTACCAGCGCAAAGCCATCATTACCGAGTCTACTGATACTACAGTTCCGCAACCAGCGGTCGTTACCGACGTTTAA